One Drosophila kikkawai strain 14028-0561.14 chromosome 3L, DkikHiC1v2, whole genome shotgun sequence genomic window carries:
- the LOC138928418 gene encoding uncharacterized protein, giving the protein MKILQANMHRSRTANDLLHQIVLENQFDVIISEQYKKREEGFWLEDDTKTAAIWIPDPTTAPHRSDKKGRCQMTIFSCYLTSSDDIQTLQAKLEDIEDNARHIAGNLIIAGDLNSRDKEWGMPSTDSRGRRVLNMAARIGKLTANVGEIPIFNRVGNVGTIPDITLETENCTHKIADWKVLDTYNGSDHCYIVFNIAENEVTTVAPTRKGWNANRLDKERLIQEIDARLNRQRGGNIVSNNMTTIRQACNAAMPKMGNPRRQGQKCTGGPKG; this is encoded by the coding sequence ATGAAGATCCTTCAAGCAAATATGCATAGAAGCAGAACGGCAAATGACCTGCTGCACCAAATTGTGCTGGAAAACCAATTTGACGTTATCATAAGCGAACAATACAAGAAACGGGAGGAAGGATTCTGGCTGGAAGACGACACAAAGACGGCGGCCATATGGATTCCGGACCCCACCACGGCTCCACACAGAAGTGACAAAAAGGGAAGATGCCAGATGACGATATTCAGCTGCTATTTGACCTCAAGTGACGATATTCAGACTTTACAGGCGAAACTTGAAGATATTGAAGACAACGCAAGGCACATAGCTGGAAACCTTATAATAGCAGGGGACCTTAACTCAAGAGATAAGGAATGGGGTATGCCATCAACTGACTCTCGAGGCCGTAGAGTCCTAAATATGGCCGCAAGAATCGGGAAGCTAACAGCAAATGTAGGTGAAATACCCATATTCAATCGAGTAGGGAACGTGGGCACAATCCCCGACATAACACTAGAGACAGAAAACTGCACGCACAAAATCGCCGACTGGAAAGTCCTTGATACATACAACGGAAGTGACCACTGCTATATTGTGTTTAACATAGCAGAAAACGAAGTGACCACAGTAGCACCAACGAGAAAAGGATGGAACGCTAATCGACTGGACAAAGAAAGGCTGATACAGGAAATTGACGCAAGGCTGAACCGACAGAGAGGCGGAAACATAGTCAGCAACAACATGACAACCATAAGGCAGGCCTGCAACGCTGCAATGCCTAAAATGGGAAATCCTCGCAGACAAGGACAAAAGTGTACTGGTGGACCCAAGGGATAA